The following coding sequences lie in one Candidatus Sulfotelmatobacter sp. genomic window:
- a CDS encoding FlgD immunoglobulin-like domain containing protein: MRRISLSLALGLALAATSARAGVTFEYLYAYGYPNSVSSDGNAIAGNSTLYAPYRWTQSGGVQDLGRSPTPSPGGSPGISADGTHVASTIITSDSTASASGLWTQDSGWQQLMPPNGPPNLGLIDRNYSDVWGLSGDGNTVVGLYWLNTGRAHGFSWTQAGGGVDLGSRARSSRANGVNYDGSVIAGWDENPTTGIRQPAAWIHGSLSVLCDSTGLGEAQTVNASGSIVAGFQLNPATTVRECARWLRSGDSWSATQFLGSVPGTEGDGYGINVAEGISADGKMIVGYCSFDGSPFSTTGFVWTQDAGIMDVITFLNANGVAVDPGFLIQSCQCVTPDGTCIIGFGQDLVSPYTRRTFRIRITPTASVETPKLPSKLALAAPSPNPSRLGARLGFSLPAADQVECSIFDSAGRRIANLAHGWFPAGQHSLAWDGRDLDGRLVAGGVYWAVVSSSKERASQRVVRLN, encoded by the coding sequence ATGCGCAGAATCAGTCTGAGTCTGGCGCTGGGGCTTGCGCTGGCAGCGACGAGCGCGCGCGCCGGCGTGACATTTGAATACCTCTACGCCTACGGCTATCCGAACAGCGTCTCGAGCGATGGCAATGCGATCGCCGGCAACAGCACGTTGTACGCTCCGTATCGCTGGACTCAAAGCGGAGGGGTTCAGGACCTGGGCCGCTCGCCGACTCCGAGCCCGGGCGGTTCGCCCGGGATTTCCGCGGACGGTACGCACGTCGCTTCCACCATCATCACGTCCGACAGCACGGCGTCGGCTTCCGGGCTGTGGACTCAAGACTCGGGATGGCAGCAACTCATGCCTCCCAATGGTCCGCCCAATCTCGGACTCATCGACCGGAATTACAGCGACGTTTGGGGCCTTTCAGGTGACGGCAATACCGTCGTCGGCCTGTACTGGCTCAATACCGGAAGGGCGCACGGGTTCAGCTGGACGCAGGCCGGCGGAGGCGTCGATCTGGGGAGCCGAGCGCGATCGAGCCGCGCCAATGGCGTCAACTACGACGGCTCGGTGATCGCCGGCTGGGACGAAAATCCCACCACCGGTATCCGCCAGCCAGCGGCGTGGATCCACGGCTCGTTGTCGGTGCTCTGCGATTCGACCGGACTCGGCGAGGCCCAGACCGTCAACGCCTCGGGAAGCATCGTGGCAGGCTTTCAGCTCAACCCGGCCACTACGGTGCGCGAGTGCGCGCGCTGGCTTCGCAGCGGCGACAGCTGGAGCGCAACGCAATTTCTCGGCTCGGTTCCCGGTACCGAAGGCGACGGGTATGGTATCAACGTCGCCGAAGGAATCTCTGCCGACGGCAAGATGATCGTCGGCTACTGCAGTTTCGACGGCTCGCCCTTCAGCACCACCGGGTTCGTGTGGACCCAGGACGCGGGGATCATGGACGTGATCACCTTTCTCAATGCAAACGGGGTTGCCGTGGACCCGGGCTTCCTGATCCAATCGTGCCAGTGCGTGACTCCTGATGGAACCTGCATTATCGGCTTCGGACAGGATCTGGTCAGCCCCTACACCCGGCGCACATTCCGCATTCGGATCACTCCGACCGCTTCGGTCGAGACCCCGAAACTTCCTTCGAAGCTGGCGCTCGCCGCCCCGAGTCCAAATCCCTCGCGCCTCGGCGCCCGCCTTGGTTTCAGCCTGCCGGCGGCGGACCAGGTCGAGTGCTCGATCTTCGACTCGGCCGGGCGGCGAATCGCGAATCTGGCGCACGGATGGTTCCCCGCAGGCCAGCACTCGCTCGCATGGGACGGCCGAGATCTCGACGGGCGGCTGGTCGCCGGCGGCGTCTATTGGGCGGTGGTGTCGAGTTCGAAGGAACGCGCGTCGCAACGAGTGGTTCGCCTCAACTGA
- a CDS encoding S8 family serine peptidase, giving the protein MRSLRSAAEGPPLLLWPPADERVPESVGTLEVSAPPHLESVRVVVSRERFDPSNWDGAPAGAAWFVGQPGATSVPLAALSIPIGAETELWWTAVAREANSGRWIAAEPRRFVVIPSFANRVATGGHPRPSATGWLAPMKSRAPRPSYRSFRLASGALIEPERVAGSAAAGASTLAPAGAAGRRACLVQFAEGGADSARVRIERAGGTIVAPISGEAWLVRVDDAARARLALVNGEPWVADWQPQFKLSAAIDGSSIGRRAVTALLFPDGDEAATVTALGALGAFNVRAYRGSVNRLVRFELEDSRMAEAAALPDIAWIEPAPRDSVSNDQAQWVTQTGVPNSRTLWDHGIRGHGQIVMTADSGIRPDHEMFNDSLVALTHFGDYPTHRKIIAYWPGSDDPGIAFGDDVGSSYHGTHTAGTVAGNPDATSSAPWSGMAKEARLYFMDMAGPNSNGGLAAPADLNDLFQRSFDGNAAGAARISSNSWGDPSSLGAYTLASMEVDQFMWSHPDYLIAFAAGNQGVVRTVQSPGTAKNCLSVGATGNGTLDNNLASFSSRGPTADLRYKPTVMAPGDGVTSSIGSTRYTYATYSGTSMSTPAVAGTMALMREYLTEGWYPTGSPVAANALTPSAALLKAMAINSSRNDILGYTIPSIQIGWGRLTADDVLYFPGDSSRTLLVDGADGLLDQQYVEYQVDVTDPSRPLKIALCWTDAPGNPASSVQLVNDLDLIVSKGGATFLGNYFLNGNSGLGGHRDSLNVEEVVRVQYPTAGIWTVRVEGHRVLQGPQPFALCATGGINTGAGSVALDRFEYGLTDTIGIEVTDVNAHEPLLALVHSNTETSDEVVHLTGSNGVFRGRLPIAPSTWRPGDGVLSVSSGDRITVTYNDDLPLGALVATAPVNANPPQITGVHATATSPTSATVTWTTDVPATSRVRFGLLAPAAAADSSGLTRQHVIQLTGLAAASTYRYDVESTTRTGSRASDSLGGQHRQFTTRPGGSIALVMDDPSPTTLAVWTNALAQLGWNADVITRAEDDPPLVGNSTAGLRRYSAVLWQVDPDRYPPLSDVQRLAIDSLLTGGARLLLTGHDIGYGLSSMDVPSYTPEREAWFESRLKTRFGLDLSWADTLRGLPGDPVTGDFTSGVKYHPELYPDAGDEVSFAPNNDVIGDLPWLDDQNPPRHVGIAWETVSPQGTPGNGVWGGAKSRYLGLYYEWVAMGSTSVLNDPNRTSVLERSVDWLLGHRPPTGVITAPAPGAVVTGDFLAIRYVTAADSGHSIARRMLSYSLDGGESWAPITSMSCADSGYIWDLAGALGGTPVPNSTLAMVRLVTTDDGVPAASVTTQMAGTFTLARAGGDTRGPLVLAGTVMTMPSPIRRGSPATLSATVSDAETGGSTVAAAEYSIGPSPAPAGAGLPMSGSFGASQVVVSAALNTAALGAGDQTLWLRARDGAGNWGAPVMVSVIANDFGVLAVSALQLTDYLEPAAPNPSRDAAHLRFGLAREGEVRLELFDVAGRRVRSLLRGPLAAGPHFAVWDGRDDDSRKVQAGIYLARLLTPDRSFVVRLVRLE; this is encoded by the coding sequence GTGCGTTCCCTCCGCTCCGCCGCCGAAGGTCCGCCGCTGCTCCTCTGGCCGCCGGCTGACGAACGGGTACCGGAGTCTGTCGGCACGCTCGAGGTGAGCGCGCCTCCCCATCTCGAGAGCGTGCGCGTCGTGGTCTCCCGCGAACGCTTCGATCCCTCCAACTGGGATGGGGCCCCGGCTGGCGCCGCGTGGTTCGTCGGCCAGCCCGGCGCCACTTCGGTGCCGCTCGCCGCACTCTCGATCCCGATTGGCGCCGAGACCGAGTTGTGGTGGACCGCGGTCGCGCGCGAAGCCAATAGCGGGCGCTGGATCGCCGCCGAACCACGCCGCTTCGTGGTGATACCGAGTTTCGCCAATCGGGTGGCGACCGGTGGGCACCCGCGGCCCAGCGCCACCGGGTGGCTGGCTCCCATGAAGTCCCGGGCACCTCGCCCGAGTTATCGGTCCTTTCGACTCGCTTCGGGCGCGCTGATCGAGCCCGAACGCGTTGCCGGGTCGGCCGCCGCGGGAGCCAGCACGCTCGCTCCCGCGGGTGCGGCGGGCCGGCGCGCCTGTCTGGTTCAGTTCGCCGAAGGCGGCGCCGATTCCGCTCGGGTGCGCATCGAACGGGCCGGTGGCACGATCGTGGCGCCGATCAGCGGCGAAGCGTGGCTGGTGCGCGTCGACGATGCCGCTCGCGCCCGGCTCGCGCTCGTGAACGGCGAGCCCTGGGTCGCCGACTGGCAGCCGCAGTTCAAGCTGAGCGCGGCGATCGACGGTTCCTCGATCGGCCGGCGCGCGGTCACCGCGCTGCTGTTCCCGGACGGCGACGAGGCCGCGACCGTCACCGCGCTGGGCGCACTCGGCGCCTTCAATGTCCGAGCCTACCGCGGCTCGGTCAATCGGCTGGTGCGATTCGAGCTCGAAGACTCCCGCATGGCCGAGGCCGCTGCGCTCCCCGACATTGCCTGGATCGAACCGGCTCCGCGCGATTCGGTGAGCAACGATCAGGCGCAATGGGTCACTCAGACGGGCGTGCCCAACTCGCGCACGCTTTGGGATCATGGCATTCGCGGTCACGGCCAGATCGTCATGACGGCCGACAGCGGCATTCGTCCCGACCACGAAATGTTCAACGACTCGCTGGTGGCGCTGACTCACTTCGGGGACTATCCGACCCACCGCAAGATCATCGCCTACTGGCCGGGCTCGGACGATCCCGGTATCGCGTTCGGCGACGACGTCGGCTCCTCCTACCACGGCACGCACACCGCGGGCACCGTGGCCGGGAATCCCGACGCGACCTCCAGCGCGCCGTGGTCCGGCATGGCCAAGGAGGCCAGGCTGTATTTCATGGATATGGCCGGACCCAATTCCAACGGCGGACTGGCCGCGCCGGCCGACCTGAACGACCTGTTTCAGCGCTCGTTCGACGGAAACGCCGCCGGGGCCGCTCGCATCTCGTCGAACTCGTGGGGCGATCCCAGCTCACTCGGCGCCTATACGCTGGCTTCGATGGAGGTCGATCAGTTCATGTGGAGCCACCCCGACTACCTGATCGCGTTCGCGGCCGGAAATCAGGGCGTCGTGAGGACGGTTCAGTCGCCGGGAACCGCCAAGAACTGCCTGAGCGTGGGGGCGACGGGAAACGGCACGCTGGACAACAACCTCGCCTCGTTTTCGAGCCGCGGGCCCACCGCGGACCTGCGCTACAAGCCCACGGTGATGGCGCCGGGCGATGGCGTCACCTCGTCGATCGGCTCGACGCGATACACGTACGCGACCTACTCCGGCACTTCGATGTCGACGCCGGCCGTGGCCGGAACCATGGCGCTGATGCGCGAATACTTGACCGAAGGCTGGTATCCGACCGGCTCCCCGGTCGCCGCCAACGCGTTGACTCCTTCGGCGGCGCTGCTCAAGGCGATGGCGATCAATTCATCTCGTAACGACATCCTCGGCTACACGATTCCCAGCATCCAGATCGGCTGGGGCCGGCTGACCGCGGACGACGTTCTCTATTTCCCCGGCGATTCCTCTCGCACGCTCCTGGTGGATGGCGCCGACGGATTGCTCGATCAGCAATACGTGGAATATCAGGTGGATGTCACCGATCCGAGTCGCCCGCTCAAGATCGCGTTGTGCTGGACGGACGCGCCCGGGAATCCGGCCAGCAGCGTTCAGCTCGTCAACGATCTCGATCTGATCGTTTCGAAGGGCGGCGCCACCTTCCTCGGCAACTATTTCCTGAACGGCAATTCCGGCCTGGGCGGGCATCGTGATTCGCTGAACGTCGAGGAAGTAGTGCGCGTTCAATACCCGACCGCGGGCATCTGGACGGTTCGAGTCGAGGGTCATCGCGTGCTGCAGGGGCCGCAGCCCTTCGCCTTGTGCGCTACCGGGGGAATCAACACCGGGGCCGGCTCGGTGGCACTCGATCGTTTCGAATACGGGCTCACCGACACGATCGGCATCGAGGTGACCGACGTGAACGCGCACGAACCGCTCCTCGCGCTGGTGCACTCGAACACCGAGACCAGCGACGAAGTGGTTCACCTGACCGGCTCGAATGGGGTCTTTCGCGGGCGATTGCCGATCGCTCCCAGCACCTGGCGGCCGGGGGATGGAGTGCTCTCGGTTTCCTCGGGTGACCGGATCACCGTCACCTACAACGACGATCTCCCGCTCGGCGCACTGGTCGCGACCGCGCCCGTCAACGCCAATCCGCCGCAGATCACCGGGGTCCACGCGACGGCGACGTCGCCCACCAGCGCCACCGTCACCTGGACGACGGACGTGCCCGCGACTTCCCGAGTGCGGTTCGGCCTGCTCGCGCCGGCGGCGGCCGCGGATTCGAGCGGGCTCACGCGCCAGCACGTGATCCAGCTCACCGGGCTCGCCGCCGCGAGCACCTACCGGTATGACGTCGAGAGCACGACGCGCACCGGAAGCAGGGCGAGCGACAGCCTGGGCGGCCAGCACCGCCAGTTCACCACGCGGCCGGGCGGCTCGATCGCGCTGGTCATGGATGACCCGAGCCCGACCACGCTCGCCGTCTGGACCAACGCGCTTGCGCAGCTCGGTTGGAACGCCGACGTGATCACGCGCGCCGAAGACGATCCCCCGCTGGTGGGGAATTCCACGGCCGGCCTGCGCCGCTATTCGGCCGTGCTCTGGCAGGTGGATCCGGATCGCTACCCGCCGCTGAGCGACGTGCAGCGGCTCGCCATCGATTCGCTGCTGACCGGCGGGGCGCGACTTCTGCTCACGGGTCACGACATCGGCTACGGGCTCTCAAGCATGGACGTTCCGAGCTACACCCCGGAGCGCGAGGCCTGGTTCGAAAGCCGCCTCAAGACTCGGTTCGGACTCGATCTCTCGTGGGCCGATACGCTTCGAGGTCTCCCCGGAGATCCCGTGACCGGCGACTTCACGAGCGGCGTCAAGTATCACCCGGAGCTCTATCCCGACGCGGGCGACGAGGTGAGTTTCGCCCCCAACAATGACGTGATCGGCGACCTCCCCTGGCTCGACGATCAGAACCCACCGCGGCACGTCGGCATCGCCTGGGAGACGGTCAGCCCGCAGGGCACGCCCGGGAACGGCGTCTGGGGCGGCGCGAAGTCGAGATACCTCGGGCTCTATTACGAATGGGTGGCGATGGGAAGCACCTCGGTCCTCAACGATCCCAACCGCACCTCGGTTCTCGAGCGATCGGTCGACTGGCTGTTGGGCCATCGTCCGCCCACCGGCGTCATCACCGCGCCCGCGCCGGGTGCCGTGGTGACCGGGGACTTCCTGGCGATTCGCTACGTGACCGCCGCGGACTCGGGCCATTCGATCGCGAGGCGGATGCTTTCCTATTCACTCGATGGGGGCGAGAGCTGGGCGCCGATCACCTCGATGTCGTGTGCCGATAGCGGTTACATCTGGGATCTTGCCGGCGCGCTCGGAGGCACCCCAGTTCCCAACTCGACTCTGGCCATGGTGCGATTGGTGACGACCGATGACGGCGTGCCCGCCGCCAGCGTGACCACGCAGATGGCCGGCACCTTCACGCTGGCGCGTGCGGGGGGCGACACCCGTGGGCCGCTGGTCCTGGCCGGCACGGTCATGACCATGCCCAGCCCGATCCGGCGTGGATCGCCCGCGACGCTCTCGGCGACCGTGAGTGACGCCGAGACCGGCGGCAGCACGGTCGCGGCCGCCGAGTACTCGATCGGCCCCTCGCCTGCGCCGGCCGGCGCGGGGCTCCCGATGAGCGGGTCGTTCGGCGCGAGCCAGGTGGTGGTGTCGGCGGCGCTCAACACGGCGGCGCTCGGCGCGGGAGATCAAACCCTCTGGCTGCGCGCCCGCGACGGCGCCGGGAACTGGGGCGCGCCCGTCATGGTGAGCGTGATCGCCAATGACTTCGGGGTCCTGGCGGTGAGCGCGTTGCAGCTCACGGACTACCTCGAGCCGGCTGCTCCCAACCCTTCGCGGGACGCCGCGCATCTGCGGTTCGGGCTGGCGCGCGAGGGGGAGGTGAGGCTCGAGCTGTTCGATGTCGCGGGGCGGCGGGTGCGCTCGCTGCTCAGAGGCCCGCTGGCGGCCGGTCCGCATTTCGCCGTCTGGGACGGTCGGGATGACGATTCACGCAAGGTGCAGGCCGGCATCTATCTCGCGCGCCTGCTGACGCCGGACCGGAGCTTTGTCGTGCGACTGGTCCGACTGGAGTAG